A stretch of Flexivirga aerilata DNA encodes these proteins:
- a CDS encoding MFS transporter — MNTERATRWSASQVLAVPNFRAFLTVYVLDVAADALWLVTLGWVASGAHSSVYTGLVLAAGSIPHVLFLFHGGLSADRVGAGKVLRRTMPLRMALFLLWAAVATSVIGAWRLVVVLAVTFAIGAVAGYHDPALQKYPTEFLPRSGRGTAIKIERVSSRFAQAAGAFAGGWLLGHGGVSAASLAAGAALLVTLAILGRLARTPEKEIVVADADDSSVREGLDYVKKHPILRWTITTQGVVNLISAAAVMAILPLKARHAGWDAGAYGGSFGAYGIGITLGTAMTLRLTNISTRGGLLIGVGGATLSSAAVIGIGLATSQALTIGCAFVMGLTIGPVAPMLSGFAREDVPESLTGRVFSVISVATGGIEPVGSLITGLVAAALGINHTAEVLGAIATAACLGCFIAVWRNSRGVVLRA; from the coding sequence ATGAATACTGAGCGGGCGACCCGATGGTCAGCGAGCCAGGTGCTCGCCGTTCCGAACTTTCGCGCGTTCCTGACTGTTTACGTTCTTGACGTCGCGGCCGACGCGCTCTGGCTGGTGACACTTGGATGGGTAGCGTCCGGCGCACATAGCAGCGTGTACACAGGTCTCGTACTCGCTGCTGGCTCGATCCCTCACGTGTTGTTCCTCTTTCACGGTGGCTTGTCGGCAGATCGGGTCGGCGCCGGCAAGGTGCTGCGCCGCACGATGCCGTTGCGAATGGCCTTGTTCTTGCTCTGGGCCGCGGTCGCAACGTCGGTGATCGGGGCATGGCGTCTCGTGGTGGTCCTGGCAGTTACCTTTGCAATTGGGGCGGTCGCTGGGTATCACGACCCTGCGCTGCAGAAGTATCCGACGGAATTTCTGCCCCGCAGCGGTCGCGGCACCGCGATCAAAATCGAACGTGTCTCGTCCCGGTTCGCCCAAGCTGCGGGCGCTTTCGCGGGCGGATGGCTGCTGGGGCATGGAGGCGTATCGGCAGCGTCACTGGCTGCTGGTGCCGCTCTCCTCGTGACCTTGGCAATACTCGGGCGTCTTGCACGTACGCCGGAGAAGGAGATCGTCGTCGCAGACGCCGACGACTCCTCCGTCAGAGAAGGCCTCGACTACGTCAAGAAGCACCCGATTTTGCGGTGGACGATCACGACACAAGGCGTCGTGAACCTCATCAGCGCTGCAGCTGTAATGGCCATCCTGCCGCTGAAGGCGCGCCATGCCGGCTGGGATGCAGGGGCATATGGAGGCTCGTTCGGGGCCTACGGCATAGGGATCACCCTTGGTACAGCGATGACCCTGCGCCTCACGAATATTTCTACCCGTGGCGGACTCCTGATCGGGGTCGGTGGCGCCACCCTGTCTTCCGCCGCCGTCATCGGAATTGGTCTGGCGACCAGTCAAGCCCTCACGATCGGTTGTGCATTCGTCATGGGCCTCACCATCGGACCGGTCGCGCCGATGCTGAGCGGGTTCGCCAGAGAGGACGTGCCCGAATCCCTTACCGGGCGCGTATTCTCAGTCATTTCGGTCGCAACCGGTGGCATCGAGCCGGTCGGCTCGCTCATCACTGGGCTCGTTGCGGCCGCGCTGGGTATCAATCACACCGCGGAAGTGCTCGGCGCCATTGCCACGGCGGCATGCCTAGGGTGCTTCATCGCCGTCTGGCGAAACAGCCGAGGCGTCGTCCTTCGAGCCTAA
- a CDS encoding winged helix-turn-helix domain-containing protein, with the protein MSDEPAAVNRTPNPPSIEALKKLSVSVRWRAYESLRTLGPCTSRELAKRVGVKEASMSVHLREMKAIGYVTAEGDPAKPRSLQWAAVLGGVDLDEFDRTESYAQAASGWMKVLLAAEAELAVDWVDVAPRWPKEWRSAAENSDAIVRLTVDELREIAEEMRALMRKVEEMAEGRAVDDPRYRPVVAITHAFPYPDEY; encoded by the coding sequence GTGTCCGACGAGCCAGCAGCAGTTAACCGAACACCAAATCCGCCGTCCATTGAAGCTCTGAAGAAGCTTTCGGTCAGCGTTCGATGGCGCGCGTACGAATCCCTCCGGACACTCGGCCCGTGCACCTCGCGTGAGCTTGCCAAACGCGTTGGCGTCAAAGAGGCGAGCATGTCGGTGCACCTTCGTGAGATGAAGGCGATCGGCTATGTGACGGCCGAGGGTGATCCCGCGAAGCCACGCAGTCTCCAATGGGCCGCGGTTCTCGGCGGCGTCGACCTAGACGAGTTTGACCGGACCGAGTCTTATGCCCAGGCAGCGTCCGGATGGATGAAAGTCCTGCTGGCTGCCGAAGCTGAGTTGGCGGTGGATTGGGTGGACGTCGCACCGAGGTGGCCGAAGGAGTGGCGCTCCGCGGCCGAGAATTCCGATGCAATCGTCAGGCTCACCGTTGACGAGTTGCGAGAGATCGCCGAGGAGATGCGGGCACTCATGAGGAAGGTCGAGGAGATGGCGGAGGGAAGAGCAGTGGACGATCCGAGGTATCGCCCAGTCGTCGCCATCACGCATGCCTTCCCGTACCCCGATGAATACTGA